The sequence TTCATTTAAAACACTCCTCTTTAAATGTATTTTTTTACTGTTAATACTTGTAATCCTTATATACCGCGATTTTTAAATAATCAAACAACAAAAGTTTCTACAAATTTCCAGATGAATTTACATCCTTGTCTCACTAATTTGTCGAAAGTGAATTTCTTTGTTAAAACGTAAAATAAAAAGTCGAAGCCCGCAGAGTAATTTGTTCCTTAACACGTCTAACTAAAGAACATGCATAATGATTGTTGATTCAATCATGGATTCCTCAAAGCAAATTATCAAATTATCCCTACGTCTCAGGACCTAGAAGACATTACGGACCGAGTCTGTAGAAAAATAGACTGATTTGAAGTAAGGTATAAGAGAGAAAACATTTTTTAACAGGTAAATGAAACATTCTGTGCCTCCTATTCGTATAAATAGGAAGATTCTAAACAGGAGTCGATACTAATGAATAAATTCCTTTTACGATTTATGCAAACCGGTGCTGCCATTCCATTTTCGGCGTTCACCTGGCTGCTTACTTATGCTGGTTTTGACCAAACATTCTGGATGTCATCGCTTTATGGGTTGATTGGTGGTGGAGTCATGTTTTTCGGAGTGGGATACTATCAAGAGAAAAGAGTTCTTGAAAAAAACAGACTGACCAAGAAGGAATACCAATATATACAGAGAAATCTTAAAGAAGCTAATGTAAAGATAAAAAAGGTTCAGAAATCGCTTTTTTCAATCCGCCATATCCGTTCGCTTAAACAAAGAATGGAGCTTCTAAAGCTCGTGAAAAACATTCAGAGGCTGAACACCCGTGAACCGAGAAGGTTCTTCAAGGCAGAACAGTTTTATTTTTCCCATTTGGATTCCATAATGGAACTGAGTGAGAAGTATGCCTTCCTTTCCTCCCAGCCGGGAAAGAACCGTGAACTGGAAAGGTCTTTATATGATACACAGGATACCTTAAAGGAACTGACCCAAATCGTGGAGAAAGATTTGAGCTATATGCTGGCTGACGATATTGACCATTTGAATTTTGAAATTGACGTCGCCAAGCATTCGATCAAGAAGTTGAATGAAATTCCTGATGAAACCAGGAGGTTAAAATGATGGCAGAAAATAATACTGACCTAATAAAAAACACCGGAAATATCATGGATGATATATTGAATAATCCGTTTGGCGATTCACCGGAATTGCAGCCGCAACCCAGCCCGCAGCAAAACGAAAGCAGACCTGTTAAGCTGATTGATGTCATTCCTGAGGAGAACCGGCAAAGGGCATACCAATTAGCCGAGCAGATTGACCCGAAGAACCATCAGGCAATGATTCAATACGGTACTCAGGCGCAAGGGAAGCTGCTGACTTTTTCACATGCCATGCTAGAGCATGTTCAGAAAAAGGATATTGGCGAGGTAGGGGAAATCATTAATGATTTGATGAAGCACCTGAACAATATGAACCCTGAGGAGCTAAGTACGGAAAAGCCCTCCTTCTTTGCCCGGATGTTTGGCAAAATTTCAGGTTCTGTGCAAGAGATCCTATCAAAGTACCAGAAGACAGGAGCGCAAATTGACCGGATCAGTGTGAAACTGGATCGATCAAAAAACGTTCTCCTATCCGACATTGGAATGCTCGAGAAATTATATGAAACAAACAAAGAATATTTCAATGCCTTGAATATCTACATTGCTGCAGGTGAACTGAAGCTGGAAGAACTGAACGAAAAAACAATTCCGGAACTGAAGAGGGCTGCAGAAACATCCCAGGATCAGATGAAGTTCCAGGAAGTCAATGATATGATACAATTTGCAGACAGACTGGATAAGCGTTTGTATGACCTAAAATTAAGCAGGGAAATCACCATCCAGAGTGCGCCGCAAATCCGTCTGATCCAGAATACGAACCAGGCATTGGTGGAGAAAATCCAATCATCCATCGTTACTGCCATCCCGCTCTGGAAAAACCAGGTCGCTATTGCCCTGACACTGATCAGGCAGCGGCATGCAGTTGAAGCACAGAAACAAGTGTCCAAAACAACTAATGAACTGTTGTTGAAAAACGCAGAAATGCTAAAAACAAACACAATCGAAACCGCGAAAGAAAACGAACGTGGCATTGTCGATATCGAAACGTTGAAGAAAACGCAGGAAAACTTGATTACAACACTGGAAGAAACATTGAGAATCCAGGAAGAAGGCCGTACGAAAAGACGTCAGGCTGAACAGGATTTGGCTACGATGGAGAATGAGTTGAGATTGAAACTACTGGAGATAAAAGATAAGTGATATAGGTAATAAAAGGGGTTAAAGCCTGACTCACGTTCTATACGAATGAGTCAGGCTTTTAACTTCTCAACAATCAGTAATAGATTAATTTATAACACCCTGAAAACCCTAATAAAATATCCATTCCCAACGTAACTTATAATAAATCGCTTTCCATTTGATAAATTTTATTAAACTAATGTTTAGTAATTAAGTGGAAAGGGTATATATTATTTACTTTTATACTGTTTGGTATTGTTACTTGGAAGTGTTGAGAATGATTTTAAAACTTTACAAAGTTAAGGAGGGATCATTGTGTTTAAATTATTAATAAATTTTAAGTACAAATTTCATTTATTATTGCAAAATTATAATGAAGCCCTTATTCAAGATGCACTTTGTGAGAAACTAAAAGCAAGTTTACAGCAAAAAGCGAGTTATCACGAGGAGAAAGCCGGGTCCCTTATAGCTAGATTGTAGAGCAGGCATGCAGCCTGCTTTTTTGATTGCCTAAATGCTTTTGGTGCTCTAATCAGCAATAAAATAATCAATTAAATAATCTGCCCAAAGCTGGTGTCCTTTTTCGTTTGGTGTGCCAGGTTCACCAATAAGAAATTTTTTTATATCTTCACTTTGGGGATCTGGCCATGCATCCCAATGATTAAGATAAGTAATATTGTTGCTTTCTGCATACTCCTTTAATGAATCTACTTGCACTGGATAATACTTCGCTTGAAATAATGGGTTAGCAGGCTGCAGGAGTACAATCGCCCCCAGGTTGGCGGTTTTAATGGATTCTATTATTTTATTAATATTTTCATTAGAATTCTCTATTGTCACTTGACCATTATCTTTAAGTATAAAGGGTTCAAGTAAAATTAAATCTGCTTTTTCGGCAGCCAATTCCTCATACTTCCTTTCCTCAATTATTTGAGTGGAATTAAGGTCATAAATCTTTACAGACACAACAATTGTTTCATGAAAGGTTTCCTTTAGTTTATCCTTTAATATATATGCCCATCCAGAAGACTGTTGCCCCAATGCCGGTGAACCGGCAATTAAAATTTTGTATGGTTTCTTATCATTGATTGCTCGTTTATAGGATAATTGTGCTTCAACAGGCCATTTTTTTGTATAAGATAAAATTTCGGTTCCTACATGTTCTGCCTCATCCTTTTCCTCCTTATAAAGACCACTCTTATCTTCATAAGCTGTAACTTTTGTTTTTTCCTTCCAATGCTGATTTCCTAATACTAAAATCGCAAAACATACAATAGTAAGGCATATAGTGAGAAAATGTTTCATTGCAATCCCCCAATATTTTCATTTCGTTGTGTATTTTTAACTAAATTATGACAATAAAAGGCAAATTTTTCAAATGAATATGATATAATTTGAGTTAGATATTAGTAAAAAATAAACCAGCAGGAGGACAAAATGGAAGAAGTTACTTTAAAAGACTTATATGGCATCTTAAGAAAAAGAATACTATTAATATTATCCTTAACTCTTACAGCTGTTATAATGAGTGCTGCATTAAGCTATTTTTATTTAACACCAATATATCAGGCTTCCACCCAAATTCTTGTAAACCAGGCCAAGAATGATCAGGAAAGATTAAATGCTGGGGATGTTCAAAATAACCTGCAATATATTAATACTTATAATGTAATCATTAAAAGTCCTGCCATTCTTAATCTGGTAATTGAAGAATTAAACCTTAAAGCAACCACTGCACAGCTCAATGATAAAATCCACGTTAGCAGCCAACAAAACTCTCAAGTAGTGAATATTTCCGTCCAAGATAGCAACATAGACAATGCAGTTTCAATCGCAAATACCACTGCTAAAGTTTTTCAAGAAGAGATTACAAAAATCATGAATGTTAATAATGTAAGCATACTTGCGGAAGCGACAGTTACTGAAGGGCAATCTCCAATTAAGCCAAAACCACTAATAAATATAGCAATTGCTTTGATTATTGGTCTAATGACTGGAATTGGATTGGCTTTTCTTCTTGATTATTTAGATAATACAATTAAAAATGAGCAGGAAATTGAATCCATTCTTGGCTTGCCTGTTCTCGGTGTAATAGCAGCCATAGATGATTCTGAACTTGATTTCCGTGACAGTAAAAGAAAAACAAGGAATAAAAGAACGAGGGGGGAGAATCTTGGGCATTAAAAAAGAAACAAAAAAAAGTATCTTGGACCAAAGAAGAAAGCTGATTGCAGCTCAGAATACAAGATCCCCGATTACCGAACAATACCGAACAATAAGGACAAATATCCAATTCACTTCATTTGATAGTGAAATAAAAACAATAATGGTCACCTCTACTGGACCGGGGGAAGGGAAATCTACGACAGCGGCTAATCTTGCCGTCGTATTTTCCCAGCAAGGAAAAAACGTATTACTGGTTGATGCTGATTTAAGAAAACCTACTGTTCATTATACTTTCAACTTAACCAATACCTTTGGATTAACAAGTGTATTAACAAGACAGCTTTCAATAGAGGAAGCGGTAGTGGAGTCGAATTCATCTAGTTTATGCCTTCTATCCAGCGGGCCGATTCCACCTAATCCGGCTGAATTAATGGGATCTTCATCAATGGATCTGTTCTTGAAAAATGCGAAAGAGAATTTCGACCTGATCATTTTTGACACGCCGCCGGTCTTAGCTGTAACCGACGCACAAATATTATCAAATAAATGTGATGGGACTATAGTGGTTGTTTCAAGTGGAAAGACAATAAGAGAAGAAGCTTCCAAGGCAAAAGATTTGCTAATGGCGGCCAAGGCCAAAATACTAGGAGTCGTTTTAAATAACAAAAAATTTAAAAGTACTAACTATTATTATGGGAATTAATTTGTAAGTTGACGTAATTCGACAAAAAACACCCTTTACCGTATTTTTTAGGGATGATAACATTGGAATATACCTAAAAAATTACAAAATTCGGAAAAGGTGAGTGCAATGATAGACATACATTGTCATATACTGCATGGAATTGATGATGGACCAAGAACGCTGGGAGAAAGTATTTCTTTAGCCAAAAGTGCTGTGAAGGAGGGCATCCATACAATCATTGCTACTCCCCACCATAAAAATGGGCGCTATATAAATACAAAAGCGAGTATTCTAGAGAAGGTATCTGAATTAAATGGAATTCTGCAAATAGAAAAGATACCACTGACAATCCTGCCCGGGCAGGAAACAGCTATCCATGGTGATATTTTAAGCGGAATTGAAATGGGTGAAATACTCACTTTGGCACGCACCCAGTATTTATTCATTGAATTTCCCGCAAATCATGTTCCACACTATTCAGAACAAATTTTCTACGAGATCCAGTTGAAAGGAATAATCCCTGTTATAGTTCACCCTGAAAGAAATGCCGAGATCATAGAACGCCCCGATACCCTTTATAAGCTCGTTAAAAATGGCGCTCTTGCTCAAATTACTGCATCAAGCATAGCTGGCCAGTTTGGGAAAAAGATTAAGGCTTTCTCCGAGCAGCTAATAGATGCTAATCTTGTTCATTTTATTGCTTCTGATGCCCACAATTCGGACAAACGAAGTTTTTATATGCAGCAAGCTTACTCAAATGTAAGAAAACGTTATGGAACTGATATGGTATATCTATTAAGGGATAATGCCGAACTTCTTATTCAAGGTAACAATATTTATAAGGATATACCTGCACGTGTAAGAAAAAGAAAAAAGATTGGATGGTTCAATTAAAAGAATTTAAAAGATTTCTAGAACCTATTCAAATAAATCCTTTATAAAACAAAATATGCGGTAGCGGATCTCGGATAAATCCCGGGATTTTTTTAACGTCATAAGTACATAGAAAATAGATTGTGAAAGATAAATTCCAACAGAATTCGCAATTACCAGATGATATATTGGTAAAAAGTTACTGGAGAAAAAATTGGATGACTCATTAACTAGCAATATAGTTAGCCGATATTATAGTTACAAAATAAATTTAAGGGAGACTCATGATGAGATTCAGGGGCACACTTGTTTTTGCCATTTTATTTTTCTTTGTTTTTGTTTCAGTTGGTTCTGCAGAAGAGGAGAAAATAAATCCGAAGATATCAAAGTTTAATACAGCAGCCTTATTTGATAAGAAAAAAGACTTCGAAAATAGAGAGTTAATTATCAAATTTGAATCTAATATTACTTCAGAAGAAAAACAACAAATTCTTCAGTCTGTAAACGTGAAGGAACTTACTAATCTTAAGCTTGGTAACTTAACCTTAGTTTCAACAGACACAGAAGATGAATTAACTACTATTGCTGAAAATCTATTAAGGTTTAAGCAAGTAGAATATGTGGAACCAAACTACAAGCTCGGTGCCACTTTTACCCCGGGAGATCCGGGCTACAGTAAACAGTGGTATTTAAATAAAATTGAAATGCCAAAAGCCTGGGATATAAATAAAGGAGCATCTAATGTTACTGTAGCTGTTATCGACGGTGGTGTACAAACCAGCCACCCGGATTTAAAAGGTAAAATGGTAGCTCCAATAGATATCACTACCGGCCGTTCAACTATAACTGGTGAACCCCATGGAACCCATGTAGCTGGCATAATTGCTGCCACGATAAATAAGACGGGAGTATCAGGTATTGCCCCCAATGTTAAAATAATGCCTGTTAATGTTTTTAAAGGGGAAACCGCCAATGTAGATGATATTGTCAAGGGTATTAAGTATGCAGTCGATCATAAAGCTGATATTTTGAACTTGAGCCTTGGCAGTAGAAGCTATAGTTACGCATTAGAATATGCTGTAAAGTATGCGAATTCAAAAGGAGTCATGGTTATAGCGGCCGCTGGAAATGAAAGTACGTATATTTCTACCTATCCAGCTGCAATTTCTTCAGTATTAGCTGTAAGTGCCACGGATAAAAATGATAAAATAACCGGGTTTTCCAATTATGGATCCTATATAGATATTGCGGCACCTGGTTTAGATATCTTTTCAACCATTTCGGGAAGTTCTTATACAAATATGAGCGGTACTTCGATGGCTTCACCTGTAGTATCTGGTGTGAGTGCATTAGTATTATCGAAGAATCCGCTTTTAAAACCGGCTCAGGTTGAAAGTATATTAAAGAAATCTGCTTATGATTTAGGGTCAAAAGGCTGGGATTCCTTTTATGGACACGGCAGGGTGGATGCATATAAAGCATTATTCGTTACCCCATATCCTGTTCATAGCCTTACGATTAGTGCTCGATCTTTTACAATGAAAGGAACGAATAAAAATAATATTTCTTTCTACGCACAAGGCGGCACAACGGCTTCTTTATACATTCAAAATTCAAAAGGGACCATTATCAAAAAACTCATCACTAATAGAAAATGGGCTGGAGGAAAATTAACTGCAGCATGGGATGGAAAAATGGATAATGGCAACTATGCAATAAGTGGAACATATAAATTAGTGGCCAAGGCGACAAACGGGAAGAAAACAGTTTATAAGAGTGCGACCATGAACGTTATAGACAAGGTGACGACATCAATCCAGGCGGCTTCATCTGTTCAGTTTTCACCCGCTCTAAAGGCTAAACTGTCCATCCCGTATTATCTTACTAAAAATGCAAGAGTGACAGCTGTCATTTATGACAGCAAACATAGAGAAGTGAAGAGGCTTCATAATAAAACAGCTTTAAAGCCAGGTAAGAAGACGCTTGTTTGGAACGGCAAAAACAATAAAGGCAAAAAGATAAGTAACGGTAAGTATACTCTGGTAATGTCCGCGTATGACACCAAAAATGTTAAAAAAGCTTCCAAAAGGGTTGCTGTTTCAGTCGATTCAGTTATGCCCAAAGGCAATTTAACCATTGTCTCTTCCCTATTTAAAATGGATGGAAGAGTGAAGCCGGGAGTAAAAGTAAACTTCAATGAATGGGTTTATGTAAGAACATATGTTACAACAGATAAAGGTGTAAAAGTAAAGAAATTGACGTATGACAAGGTATTTAAACCTGGTGCTTCAACACTTTCCTGGAATGGGAAAAATGACAAAGGACTATACGCAGCAGAGGGGAAATATCGATACTATATTGAGTACCGGGATGCCGCTGGAAATAAAAAATCAATGAAAAGCAGTATTTTTAGCGTTCAGGATTGGGTCAAACCGGCAATTAGGTCAATCGCGCCAATTACGTATCGTTCAAAAACCAACCTGCCGATCTCATATACGATCAGCAAACCTGGAATTGTTAAAATTGAGCTTTTGAAAGACAATAAAATATTTCGGACAATCCTGACATCAACTTATAAAGCCAAAGGTAGCTATTCCTTTGTTTTTAATGGGAAAGATCAGGCTGGGAACTACTTAGTTGATGGAAAATATCAATTCAGGATTTCAATAACCGATAAATATAAATTAACTACCATATATAATGGATATATTACAGTTGCCTTAACTAAGGTTGTCATAAATTATCCTTCTGTTGTTCAGTATTTTCCAGGTGATGAGGCTGCCGTATACTATAATTTATCCGAGAATGCCAACGTGACAATTGAGATATTTAACGAATTGAATCAGAAAGTCAAAACCATTACTGCAAACACATCAAAACTGCAAGGAACTAATTCGTTTGTATGGGATGGCTCCTTCGATGGCAACTTCCCGGAAGTCAGTGATATCTACTACTATACAATCAAAGCAAAAAATACAGCAGGAAATGAAACAGCAGTAAAAGGAAAGATGACATTGGATGAGGATCCAGTCTGGCTGAAATC comes from Mesobacillus jeotgali and encodes:
- a CDS encoding 5-bromo-4-chloroindolyl phosphate hydrolysis family protein — translated: MNKFLLRFMQTGAAIPFSAFTWLLTYAGFDQTFWMSSLYGLIGGGVMFFGVGYYQEKRVLEKNRLTKKEYQYIQRNLKEANVKIKKVQKSLFSIRHIRSLKQRMELLKLVKNIQRLNTREPRRFFKAEQFYFSHLDSIMELSEKYAFLSSQPGKNRELERSLYDTQDTLKELTQIVEKDLSYMLADDIDHLNFEIDVAKHSIKKLNEIPDETRRLK
- a CDS encoding toxic anion resistance protein; its protein translation is MAENNTDLIKNTGNIMDDILNNPFGDSPELQPQPSPQQNESRPVKLIDVIPEENRQRAYQLAEQIDPKNHQAMIQYGTQAQGKLLTFSHAMLEHVQKKDIGEVGEIINDLMKHLNNMNPEELSTEKPSFFARMFGKISGSVQEILSKYQKTGAQIDRISVKLDRSKNVLLSDIGMLEKLYETNKEYFNALNIYIAAGELKLEELNEKTIPELKRAAETSQDQMKFQEVNDMIQFADRLDKRLYDLKLSREITIQSAPQIRLIQNTNQALVEKIQSSIVTAIPLWKNQVAIALTLIRQRHAVEAQKQVSKTTNELLLKNAEMLKTNTIETAKENERGIVDIETLKKTQENLITTLEETLRIQEEGRTKRRQAEQDLATMENELRLKLLEIKDK
- a CDS encoding SGNH/GDSL hydrolase family protein, translated to MKHFLTICLTIVCFAILVLGNQHWKEKTKVTAYEDKSGLYKEEKDEAEHVGTEILSYTKKWPVEAQLSYKRAINDKKPYKILIAGSPALGQQSSGWAYILKDKLKETFHETIVVSVKIYDLNSTQIIEERKYEELAAEKADLILLEPFILKDNGQVTIENSNENINKIIESIKTANLGAIVLLQPANPLFQAKYYPVQVDSLKEYAESNNITYLNHWDAWPDPQSEDIKKFLIGEPGTPNEKGHQLWADYLIDYFIAD
- a CDS encoding YveK family protein; the encoded protein is MEEVTLKDLYGILRKRILLILSLTLTAVIMSAALSYFYLTPIYQASTQILVNQAKNDQERLNAGDVQNNLQYINTYNVIIKSPAILNLVIEELNLKATTAQLNDKIHVSSQQNSQVVNISVQDSNIDNAVSIANTTAKVFQEEITKIMNVNNVSILAEATVTEGQSPIKPKPLINIAIALIIGLMTGIGLAFLLDYLDNTIKNEQEIESILGLPVLGVIAAIDDSELDFRDSKRKTRNKRTRGENLGH
- a CDS encoding CpsD/CapB family tyrosine-protein kinase, with amino-acid sequence MGIKKETKKSILDQRRKLIAAQNTRSPITEQYRTIRTNIQFTSFDSEIKTIMVTSTGPGEGKSTTAANLAVVFSQQGKNVLLVDADLRKPTVHYTFNLTNTFGLTSVLTRQLSIEEAVVESNSSSLCLLSSGPIPPNPAELMGSSSMDLFLKNAKENFDLIIFDTPPVLAVTDAQILSNKCDGTIVVVSSGKTIREEASKAKDLLMAAKAKILGVVLNNKKFKSTNYYYGN
- a CDS encoding tyrosine-protein phosphatase; the protein is MIDIHCHILHGIDDGPRTLGESISLAKSAVKEGIHTIIATPHHKNGRYINTKASILEKVSELNGILQIEKIPLTILPGQETAIHGDILSGIEMGEILTLARTQYLFIEFPANHVPHYSEQIFYEIQLKGIIPVIVHPERNAEIIERPDTLYKLVKNGALAQITASSIAGQFGKKIKAFSEQLIDANLVHFIASDAHNSDKRSFYMQQAYSNVRKRYGTDMVYLLRDNAELLIQGNNIYKDIPARVRKRKKIGWFN
- a CDS encoding S8 family serine peptidase, which translates into the protein MMRFRGTLVFAILFFFVFVSVGSAEEEKINPKISKFNTAALFDKKKDFENRELIIKFESNITSEEKQQILQSVNVKELTNLKLGNLTLVSTDTEDELTTIAENLLRFKQVEYVEPNYKLGATFTPGDPGYSKQWYLNKIEMPKAWDINKGASNVTVAVIDGGVQTSHPDLKGKMVAPIDITTGRSTITGEPHGTHVAGIIAATINKTGVSGIAPNVKIMPVNVFKGETANVDDIVKGIKYAVDHKADILNLSLGSRSYSYALEYAVKYANSKGVMVIAAAGNESTYISTYPAAISSVLAVSATDKNDKITGFSNYGSYIDIAAPGLDIFSTISGSSYTNMSGTSMASPVVSGVSALVLSKNPLLKPAQVESILKKSAYDLGSKGWDSFYGHGRVDAYKALFVTPYPVHSLTISARSFTMKGTNKNNISFYAQGGTTASLYIQNSKGTIIKKLITNRKWAGGKLTAAWDGKMDNGNYAISGTYKLVAKATNGKKTVYKSATMNVIDKVTTSIQAASSVQFSPALKAKLSIPYYLTKNARVTAVIYDSKHREVKRLHNKTALKPGKKTLVWNGKNNKGKKISNGKYTLVMSAYDTKNVKKASKRVAVSVDSVMPKGNLTIVSSLFKMDGRVKPGVKVNFNEWVYVRTYVTTDKGVKVKKLTYDKVFKPGASTLSWNGKNDKGLYAAEGKYRYYIEYRDAAGNKKSMKSSIFSVQDWVKPAIRSIAPITYRSKTNLPISYTISKPGIVKIELLKDNKIFRTILTSTYKAKGSYSFVFNGKDQAGNYLVDGKYQFRISITDKYKLTTIYNGYITVALTKVVINYPSVVQYFPGDEAAVYYNLSENANVTIEIFNELNQKVKTITANTSKLQGTNSFVWDGSFDGNFPEVSDIYYYTIKAKNTAGNETAVKGKMTLDEDPVWLKSKSFSFSASEGSGNINNLEFDISVTQQIKMTLIVFDSSYNLLDEKEFDLFNGVNTLEYPLPASTDRNYIIEFKDLLGNLYYYSIQE